In a genomic window of Thermodesulfatator atlanticus DSM 21156:
- a CDS encoding type II toxin-antitoxin system VapC family toxin — protein sequence MRSDIKSFYGRKILVDSNAFIYFLTGQSPLIKEIFRASVDRKLKLLITVRILDEVIFKMCLLLARARFGFEKNTLKKLKNNPSLIIELSKDCRKIIEMCEDFRFSIFDFTFKDLQKLPDTMHDYRLIGNDALIVGFMQKMNLKYLLSADKDFDAVPWIKRIDPLDKEVVL from the coding sequence ATGAGATCTGACATTAAATCCTTTTATGGTCGTAAGATTTTGGTGGATAGTAATGCTTTTATTTATTTCCTTACTGGCCAAAGTCCTTTAATTAAAGAAATTTTCCGTGCCTCAGTAGATAGAAAGCTCAAACTTCTTATTACTGTAAGGATTCTCGACGAAGTTATTTTTAAAATGTGTCTTTTATTGGCAAGAGCACGCTTCGGCTTTGAGAAAAATACATTAAAAAAGCTTAAAAATAATCCTTCCCTGATAATAGAGTTATCTAAAGATTGTCGGAAAATTATTGAGATGTGCGAGGATTTCAGATTCTCAATATTTGATTTCACTTTTAAAGATTTGCAAAAATTGCCTGATACAATGCACGATTACAGATTGATAGGTAATGATGCTTTGATAGTTGGTTTTATGCAAAAAATGAATTTAAAATATCTCCTTTCTGCGGATAAAGATTTTGACGCTGTTCCATGGATTAAAAGGATAGATCCTTTGGATAAAGAGGTAGTCTTATAA
- a CDS encoding flavodoxin family protein, with product MKVVAFNGSARKDGNTAILLKIVLGVLEENGIETELIQLAGLNLSGCVACYKCFKEKNRRCAQKDDPINDYIAKMEEAHGILLGSPVYFADLTANMKALIERCGMVARANGDMFRRKVGASVVAVRRGGAVHTFDSLNHFFQIGQMIVVGSCYWNLGRGKNIGEVEKDEEGIKTMKILGENMAWVLKKLYG from the coding sequence ATGAAAGTAGTGGCCTTTAACGGAAGTGCCCGCAAAGACGGAAATACCGCCATCCTTTTAAAGATTGTTCTGGGTGTCCTTGAAGAAAACGGCATAGAAACAGAGCTTATCCAGCTTGCAGGCCTTAATCTTTCAGGCTGTGTTGCTTGCTACAAGTGCTTTAAAGAAAAAAACAGGCGCTGTGCCCAAAAAGATGACCCCATAAACGATTACATTGCCAAGATGGAAGAGGCCCACGGCATTCTCCTTGGCTCGCCGGTCTATTTTGCCGATCTAACTGCCAATATGAAGGCGTTGATTGAACGGTGTGGCATGGTGGCCCGCGCCAACGGGGATATGTTTCGGCGTAAGGTTGGTGCCTCGGTGGTGGCGGTAAGGCGAGGAGGCGCGGTTCACACCTTTGACTCCCTAAACCACTTTTTCCAGATCGGACAGATGATCGTGGTTGGCTCCTGTTACTGGAACTTAGGACGAGGAAAAAATATAGGCGAAGTGGAAAAAGACGAAGAAGGCATAAAAACCATGAAAATCCTTGGAGAAAATATGGCCTGGGTCCTTAAAAAGCTTTACGGGTAA
- a CDS encoding Fur family transcriptional regulator, with amino-acid sequence MEKLLEEFKKICQKNGIKVTPQRIAIYQELLKADDHPSAVVVYERIKKRFPNISLDTVNRTLLLFAELGLARIIEGHGDPKRFDPNTKPHHHFRCLKCGKIFDFYHEPYDELHVPEEISSRFKILYKRVNLEGFCENCRN; translated from the coding sequence ATGGAGAAGCTTTTAGAGGAATTTAAAAAAATATGTCAGAAAAACGGTATCAAGGTAACTCCTCAGCGCATAGCAATTTATCAAGAATTGCTAAAAGCAGATGATCATCCTTCAGCAGTTGTTGTCTATGAGCGTATAAAAAAAAGATTCCCTAATATTTCGCTTGATACGGTTAACAGAACTCTTCTTTTGTTTGCTGAACTTGGCCTGGCAAGGATAATAGAAGGGCACGGAGATCCCAAAAGATTTGACCCCAACACTAAACCCCACCATCATTTTCGGTGTTTGAAATGTGGCAAGATCTTCGATTTTTATCACGAGCCTTATGATGAATTACATGTACCGGAAGAGATCAGCTCCAGATTTAAAATTCTATATAAACGAGTCAATCTTGAGGGCTTTTGCGAAAACTGCCGCAACTAA
- a CDS encoding universal stress protein, whose product MNWKIQKILFPFDGSEEAAIAFDPAIYLAKKENAEVICLYVIHLPSLWAAPIDVEREDLIATLRIDAEKALEKAVKKFEEAGINISKVVREGSPSTEIAKLAAEKDVDLIVMASHGAHSTKSYLGSVARGVLDRTNKTVLIVKSPELPDPFAIP is encoded by the coding sequence ATGAATTGGAAAATCCAAAAAATCTTATTCCCTTTTGATGGCTCCGAAGAGGCAGCTATTGCTTTTGACCCGGCTATTTATTTGGCAAAAAAAGAAAATGCAGAAGTGATTTGTCTTTACGTAATACACTTACCAAGCCTATGGGCTGCACCTATCGACGTAGAGCGAGAAGATCTAATAGCAACCCTCAGAATAGATGCTGAAAAAGCCCTTGAAAAAGCTGTTAAAAAATTTGAAGAAGCTGGCATCAATATTAGCAAAGTTGTGCGCGAAGGTTCTCCTTCAACTGAGATTGCCAAATTGGCTGCTGAAAAAGATGTTGACCTTATCGTCATGGCTAGCCACGGAGCGCATAGCACCAAAAGCTACTTGGGAAGTGTTGCGCGCGGGGTTCTTGATCGCACTAATAAAACTGTACTGATCGTTAAGTCTCCTGAGTTGCCAGATCCCTTTGCTATACCTTAA
- a CDS encoding phosphohydrolase, with protein sequence MKCPGQDTRYWKDDAIFEVKCPNCGESVEFFKDDAARTCPGCGQKLPNPRLDFGCAAYCPYAEQCLGELPSELREKQQAVFKDRIEAEALSTIAEEKRALLKNRLKYAERLALEEGAKLPVVLAAACVFDIQEPENFLKNLNIPEIFVKEILKTLEEDCLESAVLNDAVVLSALVEGIKMSKELKTKAGKILAKAMM encoded by the coding sequence ATGAAATGCCCAGGACAAGACACCCGTTACTGGAAAGACGATGCTATTTTTGAAGTAAAATGCCCCAATTGTGGGGAAAGTGTTGAATTTTTCAAGGATGACGCAGCGAGAACCTGCCCTGGTTGTGGGCAAAAGCTTCCTAATCCACGCCTTGATTTTGGTTGCGCTGCCTATTGTCCTTATGCGGAACAATGCTTAGGAGAACTCCCCTCAGAGCTTCGGGAAAAACAGCAGGCTGTTTTTAAGGACCGCATCGAAGCCGAAGCCCTTAGCACAATAGCGGAAGAAAAAAGAGCCCTATTAAAAAACAGGCTCAAATACGCAGAACGCCTTGCCCTTGAAGAAGGGGCTAAACTTCCGGTAGTGCTTGCGGCAGCCTGCGTTTTTGATATTCAAGAGCCAGAAAATTTTTTAAAAAATTTGAATATCCCGGAAATTTTCGTCAAGGAAATCTTAAAAACCCTTGAAGAAGATTGCCTTGAGAGCGCCGTTTTAAATGATGCGGTTGTTTTAAGCGCTTTAGTTGAAGGTATCAAAATGTCAAAAGAATTAAAGACTAAAGCTGGAAAAATATTGGCCAAAGCCATGATGTAA
- a CDS encoding 4Fe-4S dicluster domain-containing protein: MEWEKDAQALLKRVPFFVRKKVKRKVEEFVKARGEKIVTKEAMLAAREALREKAAQTETGFSVESCFGGSGCPNAVTSSENLLQELEKILEEEKLTSFIKGKIKGPLKHHHQFRVSLAECPNACSQVQIKDFALIGQAKIEINPETCTLCGECETACEENAIFLATDGPRIKEENCLHCGACAKVCETGTINIFQTGYKVLVGGKLGRHPRLAKELVPFANGKEVLEIFKKTLAFYKKYCEAGERLGAIIERLGWEQTKKELRN; this comes from the coding sequence ATGGAATGGGAAAAAGATGCTCAAGCATTACTGAAAAGAGTGCCATTTTTTGTGAGAAAAAAAGTAAAGCGTAAAGTAGAAGAATTCGTAAAGGCACGTGGTGAAAAAATTGTTACCAAAGAAGCGATGCTTGCTGCAAGAGAGGCCCTTCGTGAAAAAGCCGCCCAAACTGAAACCGGCTTTTCAGTTGAAAGCTGCTTTGGAGGGTCGGGATGCCCGAATGCGGTGACTTCATCAGAAAACCTGCTACAGGAGCTCGAAAAAATCCTTGAAGAAGAAAAATTGACTTCCTTTATAAAAGGAAAAATAAAAGGCCCTTTGAAGCATCACCATCAGTTCAGGGTGTCTCTAGCAGAATGTCCCAACGCGTGTTCTCAGGTACAGATAAAAGATTTTGCCTTAATAGGCCAGGCCAAAATAGAAATTAATCCTGAAACATGTACCTTATGCGGAGAATGTGAAACGGCTTGTGAAGAAAACGCTATTTTTTTAGCAACAGATGGCCCCCGGATAAAAGAAGAAAATTGCCTTCATTGTGGAGCATGTGCCAAGGTTTGTGAAACGGGTACTATCAATATTTTTCAAACAGGATATAAGGTTCTTGTTGGGGGAAAATTGGGTCGCCATCCTCGGTTAGCCAAAGAACTGGTACCTTTCGCAAATGGCAAGGAAGTCCTAGAAATTTTCAAAAAAACGTTAGCTTTTTACAAAAAATATTGTGAAGCAGGAGAACGTCTGGGCGCCATTATTGAACGCCTTGGCTGGGAACAAACCAAAAAGGAGTTACGGAATTAA
- a CDS encoding ATP-binding protein, with protein MPRIMRKIIEIDEELCDGCGKCVPSCAEGAIQIINGKARLIAEKYCDGLGACLGTCPKGAIKIVEREAEAFDEKAVEEFLKHKEKPDLACGCPGEMLKNLEPSGNFFTEKESVPSALSHWPIQIKLIPPEAPFLKDASLLVAADCVGFSYPAFHRDFLPGKVLMIGCPKFDDVDHYVARFAEIFRKNEIKDLTLAIMEVPCCRGLTMIIKKARELAGIKEPFNVIVVSLDGKIISEERWT; from the coding sequence ATGCCTCGGATAATGCGCAAAATAATCGAAATAGACGAAGAGCTTTGTGATGGATGTGGAAAGTGTGTTCCATCCTGTGCGGAGGGCGCTATTCAGATAATAAACGGCAAGGCCAGACTTATCGCAGAAAAATATTGCGACGGACTAGGAGCATGTCTTGGCACCTGCCCAAAAGGGGCTATCAAAATCGTTGAAAGAGAAGCAGAAGCCTTTGATGAGAAAGCTGTTGAAGAATTTCTCAAACACAAAGAAAAGCCCGACCTTGCCTGCGGCTGCCCAGGAGAAATGCTAAAAAATCTTGAACCAAGCGGAAATTTCTTTACGGAAAAGGAAAGCGTCCCTTCAGCACTTTCTCACTGGCCTATCCAAATTAAGCTTATTCCCCCAGAGGCCCCCTTTTTAAAAGATGCATCGTTACTTGTGGCAGCTGATTGTGTGGGCTTCAGTTATCCAGCCTTTCACAGGGACTTCCTTCCCGGCAAGGTTCTTATGATTGGATGCCCCAAGTTTGACGACGTTGACCATTACGTAGCCCGCTTTGCCGAGATTTTTCGCAAAAACGAGATAAAAGACTTAACCCTTGCGATCATGGAGGTACCATGTTGTCGCGGGCTTACCATGATCATCAAAAAAGCCAGAGAACTTGCCGGCATAAAAGAACCCTTTAACGTAATAGTTGTCTCTCTTGACGGAAAAATAATTTCAGAGGAGAGATGGACCTGA
- a CDS encoding methyl-accepting chemotaxis protein translates to MNLSTIKGRIQAIIVVMFLLSILNAGVVFWSLHKNEGDARYVNYAGRERMLVQKITKEVLSKDFESARQTAALFDSSLKALRYGDEAMGLKPVKDEAIIESWEKLNTAWQKFKKALDEYMATQDETSLKYLLDHNIQVLKLANDLTKKFEEKAVAGLHRLRIYQVLISAFSISLLLAIWWMAKTKIITPVEKAVALVSRIAEGDFTVRFPKTGKDEISQLLQALEGMTTRLRETLSGVVQSSDKVYHASEEIFRAGDEVAEKARHLAQEGEEVKAAEEAINNNIRAVSAASEQMVEAITEISRNTSEAAHIANDAVVKAQETNEIVNKLSISSEEIGEVVNLIQSIAEQTNLLALNATIEAARAGEAGKGFAVVAGEVKELSRQTTEATEKIAKKIQAIQNDARASVKAIEEITEIISRINDISNMIASAVEEQTAMMGEISQAASMSAESADQIKEKVEKMSVAIQETAEKGERSRELSQEMIELAARLKELASKFKV, encoded by the coding sequence ATGAACCTTAGCACTATCAAAGGACGTATCCAAGCGATTATCGTGGTTATGTTCTTGCTAAGCATCTTAAATGCCGGGGTGGTTTTTTGGTCCCTTCATAAAAACGAAGGAGATGCCAGATACGTGAACTACGCTGGTAGAGAACGAATGTTGGTTCAAAAAATTACCAAAGAAGTCCTTTCGAAGGATTTTGAATCCGCAAGGCAGACAGCAGCCCTTTTTGACAGTAGCCTCAAGGCCTTGCGCTATGGAGATGAAGCTATGGGGCTAAAGCCGGTTAAAGACGAGGCTATTATCGAAAGCTGGGAAAAATTAAATACCGCCTGGCAAAAATTCAAAAAGGCCCTTGATGAGTACATGGCCACCCAAGATGAGACAAGCCTTAAGTATCTTCTTGATCACAACATACAGGTTCTAAAACTCGCTAATGATCTCACCAAGAAATTCGAAGAAAAGGCCGTGGCTGGTCTTCACCGTTTGCGTATCTATCAGGTCTTAATTTCAGCCTTTAGTATTTCTTTGCTACTTGCTATCTGGTGGATGGCAAAGACCAAGATCATAACCCCGGTGGAAAAGGCAGTTGCCCTTGTTTCAAGGATTGCCGAGGGTGATTTTACCGTTAGGTTTCCTAAGACCGGGAAAGACGAGATCAGCCAGCTCTTGCAGGCCCTTGAAGGTATGACCACAAGACTGAGAGAGACCCTTTCTGGTGTAGTGCAGTCTTCTGATAAAGTTTACCACGCTTCAGAAGAAATATTCCGTGCTGGTGACGAGGTAGCAGAAAAGGCCCGCCACTTGGCTCAGGAGGGTGAAGAGGTTAAGGCAGCCGAAGAAGCTATCAATAACAATATCAGGGCGGTTTCTGCTGCTTCAGAACAGATGGTAGAGGCCATTACCGAGATCTCCCGTAATACTTCTGAAGCTGCCCATATTGCCAATGATGCCGTGGTAAAAGCTCAGGAAACCAATGAAATAGTCAACAAACTTAGCATTTCCTCTGAAGAAATCGGCGAGGTGGTAAACCTTATCCAGAGCATTGCTGAGCAAACAAACTTGCTTGCCCTTAACGCCACGATAGAAGCCGCAAGGGCAGGGGAGGCAGGAAAGGGCTTTGCTGTGGTGGCAGGAGAAGTAAAAGAGCTATCCCGTCAGACCACCGAGGCCACTGAAAAAATTGCCAAAAAAATCCAGGCCATCCAGAATGATGCCCGGGCTTCGGTAAAAGCTATCGAAGAGATTACCGAAATCATTAGCCGTATTAACGACATTTCCAACATGATAGCAAGTGCTGTCGAAGAACAGACCGCCATGATGGGAGAGATAAGCCAGGCAGCCAGTATGTCTGCAGAAAGTGCGGATCAAATCAAGGAAAAAGTAGAAAAAATGTCAGTAGCCATCCAGGAAACCGCAGAAAAAGGAGAAAGAAGCCGCGAACTCTCGCAGGAGATGATAGAGCTTGCCGCACGCCTGAAAGAGCTTGCTTCAAAATTCAAAGTCTAA
- the thiC gene encoding phosphomethylpyrimidine synthase ThiC yields MTELEAARAGQLTQAIKDVAKTEGLAPEEIRDLVVSGKVIILKARQSGRVVGIGGPLRTKVNASIGTSSLVCDLEFEMKKARLAEEAGADTLMELSAAGDMDTIRREIINAVSLPVGNVPLYQAFCETIRDYQDPAKLDPEYLFELIERQCADGIAFMAIHCGINLFTLERLEKQGYRFGGLVSKGGSLMAQWMTKNKRENPLYEQFDRLINILKKYDTVLSLGNGLRAGAIHDSLDRAQIAELLINCELAELAREAGCQVMVEGPGHVPLDEIEASVLLAKKMSGGAPYYMLGPLPSDIGAPYDHITAAIGAAISAKAGADLICYVTPAEHLSLPNEEDVVLGVKAARLAAHVGDIVKRRGVADKRDMQASKDRRDLNWNKVFDSLLFPDDAKQLVEERKSVKQRRCSMCGDLCALEQAEVVFKDYIKGEKEN; encoded by the coding sequence ATGACTGAGCTTGAAGCAGCCAGGGCCGGTCAATTAACGCAAGCAATAAAAGATGTGGCGAAAACCGAAGGTCTTGCCCCAGAAGAAATAAGAGACCTGGTAGTCTCAGGGAAGGTTATCATCCTTAAGGCCCGCCAAAGCGGACGCGTAGTAGGTATTGGCGGGCCTTTGCGGACTAAAGTTAACGCTTCCATTGGGACCTCAAGCCTGGTATGTGACCTTGAATTTGAAATGAAAAAAGCACGCCTTGCTGAGGAAGCTGGGGCAGACACTTTGATGGAACTTTCTGCTGCCGGTGACATGGACACCATCAGGCGAGAAATTATCAATGCAGTTTCACTTCCAGTGGGAAATGTACCCCTTTATCAGGCTTTCTGTGAAACCATTCGTGACTATCAAGATCCTGCCAAACTCGACCCTGAATATCTTTTTGAGCTCATAGAAAGGCAGTGTGCCGACGGCATTGCCTTCATGGCCATTCATTGTGGCATAAATCTTTTTACCCTAGAGAGGCTTGAAAAACAGGGATATCGATTTGGGGGTCTGGTTTCCAAAGGCGGAAGCCTTATGGCCCAATGGATGACCAAAAACAAACGGGAAAATCCGCTTTATGAACAATTTGATCGTTTAATCAATATCCTCAAAAAATACGACACGGTACTTTCCCTTGGAAACGGGCTAAGGGCTGGCGCAATTCATGATTCCCTTGACCGGGCCCAAATAGCAGAGCTTCTTATTAACTGCGAGCTTGCCGAGCTGGCGCGCGAAGCTGGCTGCCAAGTCATGGTAGAAGGCCCAGGGCATGTTCCTCTCGATGAAATTGAAGCCTCTGTACTCTTAGCCAAAAAGATGTCTGGTGGTGCGCCATATTACATGCTTGGACCATTACCATCCGACATCGGCGCCCCGTATGACCATATTACCGCTGCCATTGGAGCCGCCATTTCTGCCAAAGCCGGTGCAGATTTGATTTGTTACGTAACACCTGCAGAGCATCTATCACTTCCCAACGAAGAAGATGTAGTTTTGGGTGTTAAAGCGGCCCGTCTGGCAGCCCATGTAGGCGATATCGTTAAGCGCCGTGGTGTCGCAGACAAGCGCGATATGCAGGCCAGTAAAGATCGACGAGACCTTAATTGGAACAAAGTATTTGATAGTCTGCTTTTCCCTGATGACGCCAAACAATTGGTAGAAGAACGAAAATCCGTGAAACAAAGGCGTTGCTCTATGTGCGGAGACCTCTGCGCCTTAGAGCAGGCAGAAGTAGTTTTCAAAGACTATATCAAAGGAGAAAAAGAAAATTAA
- a CDS encoding 3-isopropylmalate dehydrogenase, whose amino-acid sequence MAETKNYKIAVIPGDGTGPEVIREGVKVLDAASERFGFKLNYNYFDWGGERYLKTGETIPEGGIEELKKHDAIYLGAIGHPDVTPGILEKEILLRIRFELDQYINLRPVKLYPGVWTPIKDKGPEDIDFVVVRENTEGLYAGGGGFLRKGTPQEVAIQESINTRFGVERCIRYAFEYCQKRNKKKELTLVGKTNVLTYAWNLWERTFYEVAKDYPDIKTSYAHVDATCMWFVKNPEWFDVIVTDNMFGDIITDLGAIIQGGMGIAAGGNINPEGVSMFEPIGGSAPKYTGKNVINPLAAICAGMMMLEHLGEEEAAQAIEKAVIKVCRDHLKSLSAGKMGYSTSEVGDLVANYTKEGVEL is encoded by the coding sequence ATGGCAGAAACAAAAAATTACAAGATCGCGGTAATTCCCGGTGACGGCACCGGGCCAGAGGTAATCCGAGAAGGGGTAAAAGTCCTTGATGCAGCCTCTGAGCGCTTTGGTTTTAAACTTAATTACAATTATTTTGATTGGGGAGGCGAACGTTACTTAAAAACCGGAGAAACCATTCCCGAAGGCGGCATTGAAGAACTGAAAAAGCATGACGCCATTTACCTTGGCGCCATTGGTCATCCTGACGTAACCCCGGGTATCCTTGAAAAAGAAATCCTTTTGCGTATCCGTTTTGAACTTGACCAGTACATCAACTTGCGGCCTGTTAAGCTTTATCCTGGAGTCTGGACCCCCATCAAAGACAAAGGCCCGGAAGACATCGATTTTGTCGTGGTACGAGAGAACACCGAAGGTCTTTATGCTGGCGGTGGTGGCTTTTTACGCAAGGGAACCCCCCAGGAAGTAGCTATCCAGGAATCCATTAACACCCGTTTTGGGGTAGAACGCTGTATTCGCTATGCCTTTGAATATTGCCAAAAGCGCAACAAAAAGAAAGAACTCACCCTGGTTGGCAAGACCAACGTCTTAACCTACGCCTGGAACCTCTGGGAAAGGACTTTTTACGAAGTAGCCAAGGACTATCCTGACATCAAGACATCCTATGCCCATGTAGATGCCACCTGCATGTGGTTTGTGAAAAACCCCGAGTGGTTTGATGTTATCGTGACTGACAACATGTTCGGTGACATCATTACAGACTTAGGTGCCATTATCCAGGGAGGCATGGGTATTGCTGCCGGCGGAAACATTAACCCTGAAGGGGTCTCCATGTTTGAACCCATTGGCGGTTCAGCCCCCAAGTACACCGGTAAAAACGTTATCAATCCCCTGGCTGCTATTTGTGCAGGGATGATGATGCTTGAGCACCTTGGTGAAGAAGAGGCTGCCCAGGCCATAGAAAAGGCGGTTATCAAGGTGTGTCGCGATCACTTAAAGAGCCTTTCAGCAGGCAAAATGGGCTATAGCACCAGCGAAGTAGGTGACCTAGTAGCCAATTACACCAAAGAAGGGGTGGAGCTTTAG
- a CDS encoding HD domain-containing protein, with protein MKWHRLAKLLFEGAMLKRLERTGYAYLGTGKENIAAHSFGVALAAATLAKMVPEADELKLLKMAILHDFLEARTGDLNSVNKLYDQVNEEKAAQDAFSELPWAEEWQELLEEYREAKTLEARLVHDADQLDLMIMLKEQHDLGNPYARRWLIYAKRRLRTDIGRRLAEAITETDWASWWLDQFVAKDETK; from the coding sequence ATGAAATGGCACAGGTTAGCAAAGCTTCTTTTTGAGGGTGCTATGCTCAAACGCCTTGAGCGTACAGGTTACGCTTATTTGGGTACGGGAAAGGAAAATATCGCTGCCCATTCCTTTGGAGTGGCTTTGGCCGCAGCTACCCTTGCTAAGATGGTCCCTGAGGCCGATGAGTTAAAACTTTTAAAAATGGCCATTTTGCATGATTTTCTTGAGGCCCGCACTGGGGACTTAAACTCTGTCAATAAACTTTACGATCAGGTCAATGAGGAAAAAGCGGCTCAGGATGCCTTTTCCGAGCTCCCCTGGGCAGAGGAGTGGCAGGAACTTCTTGAGGAATACCGCGAGGCGAAAACACTTGAAGCCAGGCTTGTTCATGATGCCGATCAGCTTGATCTCATGATAATGCTTAAAGAGCAACACGATCTAGGCAATCCTTACGCACGGCGCTGGCTGATCTATGCGAAAAGACGCCTTAGGACAGACATTGGCCGACGTCTGGCTGAGGCCATAACAGAAACAGACTGGGCCTCATGGTGGCTTGATCAGTTTGTCGCTAAAGATGAAACCAAGTGA
- a CDS encoding (Fe-S)-binding protein — protein sequence MKPSDLCARCGKCLSVCPVFRATGRETYSPRGRLMALSGEAESASLLLTCILCGACEKTCPNKVPLLETFARAKLKHPISTKYALELYDLLRPFASKIRSAKKDLAHLSQGKVALFLGCGGEFLYPNAIKHFIKIFPEKELIFVPQDQTCCGLPFLAAGDEKAFLKSARQNLKALSLAEKVTTLCASCFFVLNELYPRLLGDEYKVLAAKTCEGHSYLFSHRAFKFSVSQEEIFFQVPCHLKNTEVYPFWRELGLSYYEGCCGQAGAFGYLFPGYAREINRKLFKEAFLTGPRFLAAACTSCLLALKKTFPEYPVKMLVEFC from the coding sequence ATGAAACCAAGTGATCTCTGCGCGCGTTGCGGAAAATGCCTGTCTGTATGCCCGGTTTTTAGGGCCACTGGAAGAGAAACCTACTCTCCACGGGGGAGACTCATGGCCTTATCAGGGGAGGCCGAAAGTGCCTCTCTTTTGCTTACGTGTATTCTTTGCGGTGCATGTGAGAAGACCTGTCCTAACAAAGTTCCTCTTCTAGAGACTTTTGCCCGGGCTAAGTTAAAACATCCAATTTCCACAAAGTATGCCTTAGAACTTTATGACCTGCTCCGTCCTTTTGCTTCAAAAATCAGGTCTGCCAAAAAAGACCTGGCACACCTAAGCCAAGGAAAGGTTGCCCTTTTTCTTGGCTGCGGCGGAGAGTTTCTCTATCCAAACGCTATTAAACACTTTATCAAGATTTTTCCTGAAAAAGAGCTTATTTTTGTGCCACAGGATCAGACCTGCTGTGGACTTCCTTTTTTGGCGGCAGGTGATGAAAAGGCCTTTTTAAAAAGTGCCAGGCAAAACTTAAAAGCACTTTCTCTGGCGGAAAAAGTTACTACCCTTTGTGCCTCTTGCTTTTTCGTCTTAAACGAACTTTACCCGCGGCTGCTTGGCGACGAATACAAAGTCTTAGCCGCCAAAACTTGCGAAGGACATTCCTATCTCTTTTCTCATCGGGCATTTAAGTTTTCCGTGTCTCAAGAAGAAATCTTTTTCCAGGTGCCGTGTCACCTTAAGAATACAGAAGTTTATCCTTTTTGGCGGGAGCTGGGCTTAAGTTATTACGAAGGATGCTGCGGACAAGCAGGAGCCTTTGGTTATCTTTTTCCAGGTTATGCCAGAGAAATAAACCGCAAACTATTCAAAGAGGCTTTTTTAACTGGTCCGCGCTTTTTGGCCGCAGCCTGTACCTCTTGCTTGCTGGCTTTGAAAAAGACTTTTCCAGAATATCCGGTAAAAATGCTGGTTGAATTTTGCTAA